TCCTGGGAGACCCTGGTGTACCAGAGCTCACGCTTGAGGATGAGCCTGTGGCTCAGGGCGGGGACTGCGACTTTCTTAACGTCGTCTGGAATGACGTAGTCTCTCCCTTCCAAGGCCGCGTAGGCCCTGGAGAGCTTCAGGAGGGCCAGGCTACCCCTGGGAGAGGCCCCTATCTCGATGTCCTTTTTGTCCTCCCTCGTGGCGGTGATTATGTTGGTTATGTACTCCAGGATGGCATCACTGACGTAGACGTCTTCGACGGCCCTCTGCATTTCCACGACTTCCTCGGGGCTGGTTACTGGCTTTATGTCAACCTCCTCCCTCTTTCTGGCCATCCTCCTGCGGAGTATTTCCATCTCCTCTTCCCTCAGCGGATAACCCACCCTGAGCCGAACAAGGAAACGGTCGAGCTGTGCCTCCGGGAGGGGGTAGGTTCCCTCCTGTTCTATCGGGTTCTGGGTGGCTATGACTATGAAAGGCCTGGGAAGGACGTAGGTGTTGCCCTCTATGGTTACCTGCCCCTCCTGCATCGCCTCGAGCAAAGCCGACTGCGTCTTCGGCGGGGCGCGGTTTATCTCGTCCGCGAGGAGGACGTTGGTGAAGACCGGCCCCTTCCTGAACTCGAACTCCAGGGTTTTCTGGTTGAAAACGGAAACGCCAAGTATGTCGCTGGGGAGCAGATCGGGTGTGAACTGGACGCGGGCGAACTGAACCCCCAGGGCCCTGGCAAAGCTCTTGGCCATGAGGGTTTTTGCGAGGCCCGGCAGATCCTCGAGCAGTATGTGCCCGTCCGCCAGTATTGTGGTCAGCATAAGCCTGAGCACTTCGTCCTTGCCGACTATGGCCTTTTTGACCTCTTCAAGAATCTGGTTTCCCTTTGAGCTGACTTCCTCCACCTTCATCTATCTCACCTTCCACTATCCTGAGGGCCCTCTCAAGGCTGTCGAGAAAGTCTCCCCCCTTCCTCAGTTCCCGGAGGGCCTCATTGGGCTCCGCGTGGAGCCTCTGATAAACTTCCGCCGGGCTGTCTGAGAGGGCCATGTAGATCTCGATTATGTTCTCCTCTACCAGGCTCCTTGAGATGGCTCCTTTCTGGGCCTTTTTCACCATGTTGAGGGTTCTTTCAAACTCGCTTTTCCTCTTGACCTCCTCTTTGCCCCTCCTGACCGCGTAGTGGATCTTCAGCTCATAGCTGAAGAGATAAGCCACCGTTATAAGGGATAGGAAGAGCACAGAGACCCAGCGCAGGGTGTATTCCCCGAGGGCTACGCCCGCTGTGGCCGGAATGATCGCCAGGGCTATGAAGGCCTTGCTAACCCTCACCGAGGTCACCCCTTATCTCTCTGTAGGCTTTCAGGGCCTCTTCCGCGTCCTCCCAGGTGACCCTTTCCGGGGCATACTTGGCTTTCTCGAAGAGCCTGGTCAGCGCCAGGAACGCTTCCTTCCGGTACTTTGTGTGTTCAACGTGCTCCCAGTGGGTCCAGCTTTCTTTATATGGAAGACCCAGGTATTCGAGCCAGAGGACGGCGTTTTTGTATATCCCGACTACCGCCTCGCGGGGGTCGGGGAACATGCCGAGGCCGGTATCTTCGAGCTTCCTGTCGAAGGCCTCCGCCTTCTCCCTTATCCTCTTCTTTGCCCTTCTTTTCATGACCTCTCTGTAGTATCCAATGGCAAACACCGCGGGCATAACTATGAGGGCTATCCCGGCCGCGTAGCCTATCCAGACTGTGTTGTTCCAGGCTGTGCTGTGTGCCCATCCCCCTCCGGTTGTGCTGTTGCCAATGGGGACGTTGGAAGGCCGGGGTATGCCCACATTTCCGGTACCTTCTGGGGTGTCGGTGGTTCGGTTCATGAAGGGGGCTGGAGAGCTTTTGCTTATGAAGTAGATAGCCAGCAGGGCGAGCATGATTACCAGGGCGCTCCGCACGAGGTGGGAAAAAACGTTCTCCCTGTAGAGATCCTTTCTCTTGAGCTTGATGTCCTCCCAGCTCAGGAGGAGCAGTATTATGACGACGATTGACATCACAACTGCCAGGGAAAGGAGAAGGGACCAAACCGCCGGCCCGGACTCGCTCGTTTTGGAGTCGCTTGATCTTGCGGTGTGATTAAAGGTAAGCGTCATCAGGGTTAAAATGATCGCCATGATTGTCAGTACCCTTGCCCTCGTGGACATTTTAATCGATTGCCGTATGAGTCCAGCCTTAAAAATTTACTGGCAGGTAAATGAAAACCGGCAACGTTAAAATACGAAAGGTGATCTCGAGCTGGTGATGGTCATGGAGAGAGTGCCGAGGCTTTACGTTGAATCCAGGCCAGGGGACTGTCTGAGGGATTCAATTGCCGTGGAGGATTGCGTCGTGATCCAGGGCAATGTTGAGGTGTGGCTTGGAAAGGGGGAGAGACTGCCGGAGTTTGTAGACGCTGATAAAGCCACTCTCCTGAAAAAGGAGGTCTACGACCGCTTTTACCTCTACGTTGACCGGCTGGAGCAGAAAATGGTTGTTGACGCCATCATGGTTCTCCCCGACGGAAGGACGAGGATATACCTTAAGAAGGGCGATAGGCTCATGCTTCTTCCGGTAGAGGGGTTCACGAAGACGCTGATAGCCAACGTCGGCAACAGGGTCAGGACGGGGGACGCTTTTGCCGCAGTGACGACCAGGAAGGGGGAGGTGCACTACCTCAAGCCGCCCAAAACTGGAACCGTTGTCTTCATAGACGAGATAACTCACAGGCCCCACTACGTTTACTACCTTCTCCCCGAGGAGTGACTTTTTTTCTTTCACCGTGACCGGCTTGCCGTGGGCACCAAAAGCGTTATAAGGGTGCCGGTCTAAGGGGTATGAAAGCAATTTTGGGGTTGAAGAAAATGAAAGTCGAAGTTGGAGATTTTGTTCTGTTCCACTACATCGGGAGATACGAAAACGGCGAGGTTTTTGATACCAGCTACCGCGACATCGCTGAGGAGAACGGTATCCTCGTTGAGGAAAGGGAATACGGCCCCTTGGGAGTCACAGTTGGTGCCGGTGAACTCATCCCCGGCGTTGAGGAAGCTTTGATCGGTATGGAAGTAGGGGAGAAGAAGGAAGTTGTCGTGCCACCTGAGAAGGGCTATGGCATGCCAGAGGAAGAGCTCATCGTCCCCGTTCCCATCGAGCAGTTCATCTCCGCGGGCATAGAGCCGATGGAGGGCATGTACGTCATGACCGATGCCGGTATGGCCCGGATAATCTCAGTTGAGGAGGACACCGTTACCCTTGACTTCAACCATCCCCTCGCCGGAAAGGTCACGGTTTTTGAGATAGAGGTCGTAGATATTAAAAAGAAGGCCGAAATGGCCTGATCTCTTTTCTTTAGAATCAAACGTTGAAGAACTTCATTCCCTGGAAAACCGCAGTTCCCATTATGGCCAGAAGTATGCTGTACTTTATCCCAGCCGAGAACTTGCTCTCCCTGATAACCCCTATTCCGAGGCCTGAGACTATAGCCTGTATGATAACGAAGCCAAGCAGGATATTGATTACTGTCGGTATGTCCGCGGCGGCCGGCCCCTGTATCATCTCCTTCATTATCTTCCCCACGATCCCCAGGATGGCTGGCCCCACGAAGCCGCTTGTGATGATAAAGAACATCATCTGCATTCCTGTTGAAGCCTTTCTCTCCTTCCTTATCCTGAGTATCTCCCTGACGTCATTGGCAACGTAAACCAGGACGTCGCTCATCGGGGCACCTCTCTCCAGTGCCTCGGTTATTATCATGAGTGAGCGGTATATAACTGGGGACCTTCTGTTCCTTATGGCCATAGCTCTCAGGGCTTCAACTGTCGAGCGACCCCTGCCTATCTCGCTTACCACCCTCTTGAATTCTTCCGTCAGGGCTCCGAATTTTGCTGTCGCGAGGTCTTCTAAGGCCTCTGAGAAGGAGATACCAGCCCTCAGCGAGCTTGCCAGGTAAAAGAAGGCATCGGGCAGGTTCTTTTCCATATCCTCTATTTTCTTGGAGATCCTCCAGTAGGGGTACAGAAAGGCCATTCCAAGGAATACCGTAACGAGAACAGCGACCCCGTATTTGACCGGGGCCACGATCATTGTGGCCGTTCCGAGGATCACTGCCACGAGGACGGACACCAGGAGGTACTCCATCGCCAGGAACTCTATTCCCGCGGAGTATATGAATATCTCGTACCTCTTGACCCACTTTTTTGGAAGTATCCTCTCGAGAATCTTCGTCAGCAGGATTCCCAATCCCTGCGACCTCTGTCTCTGTGCCACTGTAGTTCCCCCCTCACCTCGGCTCACTGCGCTTTATCATCATAACTATTATCAGGGATAGCATGGGGAAGGCGAACAGGAGAAGGACTGCCAGTGCTCCGGGGGAGATAGCTGTCCCGCCACCTCCGCCGGCGGCACTGAAAGCTGAGCCCGCTAGAACGGCCACCACGAACATCGTTGGCATCACTATCGTCATGAACATGTATATAAACGCTATACCGTTGACCTTCTGGACGTACTCCACCAGCTTCATCCTGTACTCAAAGGCGAAATCCTCGGCCATCTTATATAGAATCTCCGCCAGGTTTCCGCCAAACTTTATGGCCCTGAGTATCTGCTTTACTACCCTGCTTACGTTCTCCGACCCCATCTTCTCCTCGAACTTTCCTAGGGCATCCTCAAACGAGGCCCCTGTCCTCATGTCCCTGACCATGAGCTCAAACTCTTCGGATGCAGGTCCGTAGTCGGCCTTTGCCACCGAAACGAGGGCCTCGGAAATACCAACGCCCGCATTCAGTAGGGACGCCAGGTGCCTGAGAACGTAGGGGAGTGCCTTCTCGACCTCTGCTACTCTCCTTCTCCACACTATCCTCGGGTAGTTCCTCATGTAGAGAAAGCCACCTATAAACCCTAAGAGGGACATAAGGGCCGAAGTGAAAAGATCCATCTCAAGGAGCAGGGCAAAAGCAAAGGATAGTACTCCGACCATTATCGAAGTTATTATCATGAGGGCAACGTACTTCTCCTTGGACATCCTTATGTTGGCCCTGTACAGGTCGTAGTCAAGGCCTTTTATGGACTGGGTGATCGACTGAACTGGCCCCTTAAACCTCTTCAGAAAGGCCTCGGCAAGCCTTTCTCCAAAGGGAGTTTTGAGCTCTTCCTTTCTCAGTTCGATTATACTCTCTATTTCCTCTTCCCGTTTACTCTCCCGACTTTCCTCTGTTTCCTTCTGGAGTTCTCTGAGGATCTTCAGCCTCTCCTGAATGGTTCCCGCCTTGGGTAGTCGTCTAACGGGCTTCTCCGTCACTTCTATTGTGGTCGCTCCCAGTCTTTCAAGGAAGTTGAGGAACGATTCGATGATCCCCATCGCTCATCACCAACTTACCTTAGGGCTTTAACCTGCTCCTGGAGTTCGGAGGAGCTTTCTCTCTCGATTTTCTCAAGCAGGGCGTCCCCGTCAATGTAGAACATCTTGATGTAGTGGCCGACTTCTTCGAGGCCCCTGATTCCCTTTTCTATCATCCATTCCAGGATTATCTTTCTCTTTTCACGTTCCAGTTCGAGCTCGCTCGTGCTCATTCCGGTGTGCCTGGAGAGTTCGTTCAGCACCCTGCTCGGAACCTCGGTTGCGATGAGCTCGTCCTTGGCCGGGTCGTACTTGTAGAGCTTGTTGAGCTGTATACTCTCTCCCTCTATGCCCGATATCTCGGCTATCTCGGTTACCCTTCTCACCGTTCCCTTCTTTCTGCTGTTGAACCTCACCTGCATGAGGATGATGTCGAGGGCTGGGATCATTATTCTCGGGACGCTCATCGGCGGGCTCTCGAGCCTGACTATTGTCTCCCTGGCGCTGTTTGCGTGGATTGTTCCCATACAGTTAGACACCAGTATCCCGTTGGCCACGTAGTTGTGGTCGTCCTCAACGGTCAGGTCGTAGAGGTATTCTATTCCAAGCTCCTCGGGTGAGACCTCTTCAACGCTCACAACCTCGTCCCAGTAAACGTCACCCTCAGCTATGAGCTGGAGACGCTTCGCCATGACCCAGGCATCTTCATCGCCGATGTCTTTTGCTATCTGCTGGAACGCCAGGGCAATTCCCTTCAAAGCTGAGCGCCGTATCTCGCTCACCCTTCCCTTCTCGACGTGCCTTATGAGGCTCTCCGAAACCTTTTCTCCGGCGTAATGGGAAGCCAGCTTTGAAAGCTCGCCAACGCTGAGGCCGAGCCTGAGGCGGAGCGGCTCTATCATCCCACCTGAGACGGGCACACGGTACGTCCTTCTACCGCGGTAGGCCCTTTTCTCGGTGAGGATTTCGTCGAGCTTTGCCCTCTTCCTTGAATGGCGGAGCGGAATAAGCGAGCGGAACTTCCTGAGGTCTTCGATGCCACTTATAGTAACGCGGAAGATGTTGCCCTCTTTGTTTTTGACCCGCGTAACGGTGC
This is a stretch of genomic DNA from Thermococcus zilligii AN1. It encodes these proteins:
- a CDS encoding AAA family ATPase — protein: MKVEEVSSKGNQILEEVKKAIVGKDEVLRLMLTTILADGHILLEDLPGLAKTLMAKSFARALGVQFARVQFTPDLLPSDILGVSVFNQKTLEFEFRKGPVFTNVLLADEINRAPPKTQSALLEAMQEGQVTIEGNTYVLPRPFIVIATQNPIEQEGTYPLPEAQLDRFLVRLRVGYPLREEEMEILRRRMARKREEVDIKPVTSPEEVVEMQRAVEDVYVSDAILEYITNIITATREDKKDIEIGASPRGSLALLKLSRAYAALEGRDYVIPDDVKKVAVPALSHRLILKRELWYTRVSQESIMEKLLDRVPVPKFE
- a CDS encoding DUF4129 domain-containing protein: MSTRARVLTIMAIILTLMTLTFNHTARSSDSKTSESGPAVWSLLLSLAVVMSIVVIILLLLSWEDIKLKRKDLYRENVFSHLVRSALVIMLALLAIYFISKSSPAPFMNRTTDTPEGTGNVGIPRPSNVPIGNSTTGGGWAHSTAWNNTVWIGYAAGIALIVMPAVFAIGYYREVMKRRAKKRIREKAEAFDRKLEDTGLGMFPDPREAVVGIYKNAVLWLEYLGLPYKESWTHWEHVEHTKYRKEAFLALTRLFEKAKYAPERVTWEDAEEALKAYREIRGDLGEG
- a CDS encoding DUF2118 family protein, translated to MERVPRLYVESRPGDCLRDSIAVEDCVVIQGNVEVWLGKGERLPEFVDADKATLLKKEVYDRFYLYVDRLEQKMVVDAIMVLPDGRTRIYLKKGDRLMLLPVEGFTKTLIANVGNRVRTGDAFAAVTTRKGEVHYLKPPKTGTVVFIDEITHRPHYVYYLLPEE
- a CDS encoding FKBP-type peptidyl-prolyl cis-trans isomerase, encoding MKVEVGDFVLFHYIGRYENGEVFDTSYRDIAEENGILVEEREYGPLGVTVGAGELIPGVEEALIGMEVGEKKEVVVPPEKGYGMPEEELIVPVPIEQFISAGIEPMEGMYVMTDAGMARIISVEEDTVTLDFNHPLAGKVTVFEIEVVDIKKKAEMA
- a CDS encoding type II secretion system F family protein — translated: MAQRQRSQGLGILLTKILERILPKKWVKRYEIFIYSAGIEFLAMEYLLVSVLVAVILGTATMIVAPVKYGVAVLVTVFLGMAFLYPYWRISKKIEDMEKNLPDAFFYLASSLRAGISFSEALEDLATAKFGALTEEFKRVVSEIGRGRSTVEALRAMAIRNRRSPVIYRSLMIITEALERGAPMSDVLVYVANDVREILRIRKERKASTGMQMMFFIITSGFVGPAILGIVGKIMKEMIQGPAAADIPTVINILLGFVIIQAIVSGLGIGVIRESKFSAGIKYSILLAIMGTAVFQGMKFFNV
- a CDS encoding type II secretion system F family protein, which produces MGIIESFLNFLERLGATTIEVTEKPVRRLPKAGTIQERLKILRELQKETEESRESKREEEIESIIELRKEELKTPFGERLAEAFLKRFKGPVQSITQSIKGLDYDLYRANIRMSKEKYVALMIITSIMVGVLSFAFALLLEMDLFTSALMSLLGFIGGFLYMRNYPRIVWRRRVAEVEKALPYVLRHLASLLNAGVGISEALVSVAKADYGPASEEFELMVRDMRTGASFEDALGKFEEKMGSENVSRVVKQILRAIKFGGNLAEILYKMAEDFAFEYRMKLVEYVQKVNGIAFIYMFMTIVMPTMFVVAVLAGSAFSAAGGGGGTAISPGALAVLLLFAFPMLSLIIVMMIKRSEPR